In one Culex quinquefasciatus strain JHB chromosome 2, VPISU_Cqui_1.0_pri_paternal, whole genome shotgun sequence genomic region, the following are encoded:
- the LOC119766102 gene encoding uncharacterized protein LOC119766102, which translates to MSGTWEISDVTPSDKSLLEVRYVEAQEATQGSGKSQEAEWLSGTWPLTPFDGTLMPNNRKSEWIRFRDQFNRIVSCKAPVGPSTKLTGLKIFAGDFLLNIIEMQEKLVDSESIDVYSDTVEALNRYFNQICDSAKERLKFREMKMSEGEPFDDWVLRLEAQAKYCDFELKQRKEEFLQALTRRSIPDIAGKLYEASDMLGRDLQKIINHGKHLDDIRREAADAAKQLDERAGASGGQRHEEEGFKAVNVVRQFKPKAERGHYFSGGSTKGFAVPQKRYRDWPLKRDAWEKMSVANCTKCGRVHGPGQCAAFRVKCWNCGVWGHFAECCKNPKAMEGGSRDRRYRPESVKEEAGRINQLLARNQEYDTPHAAIDPRLVNCIIAELEEGGESDEEQLSGGEGASNVSKGNDSKDEQPLAKRRNTREIKRPERYLNNVR; encoded by the exons ATGAGTGGCACGTGGGAGATCTCTGACGTAACGCCGTCTGACAAATCGCTTTTGGAGGTTAGGTACGTCGAGGCGCAAGAGGCGACACAGGGGTCCGGAAAATCCCAAGAGGCAGAATGGCTGTCTGGCACGTGGCCGTTGACGCCGTTCGATGGTACGCTGATGCCAAACAACCGGAAGTCAGAGTGGATCCGGTTCCGAGATCAGTTTAACCGCATTGTTTCCTGCAAGGCACCGGTGGGACCGTCCACAAAACTGACTGGTTTGAAGATCTTCGCGGGCGATTTCCTGCTCAACATTATTGAAATGCAGGAGAAACTGGTTGATTCGGAGTCAATTGATGTTTATTCGGACACGGTAGAGGCGCTCAACag GTACTTCAACCAAATCTGTGATTCGGCAAAGGAGAGGCTAAAGTTTcgtgaaatgaaaatgagcgaGGGCGAACCGTTCGACGACTGGGTCCTGCGCCTAGAGGCGCAGGCGAAGTACTGTGATTTCGAGCTGAAACAGAGGAAAGAGGAGTTTTTGCAGGCTCTGACGAGACGCTCCATCCCGGACATCGCTGGCAAGCTGTACGAGGCATCGGACATGCTGGGGCGCGATCTGCAAAAGATCATTAATCACGGCAAGCATCTGGATGACATCAGGCGGGAAGCGGCAGATGCCGCTAAGCAGCTGGACGAGAGAGCTGGCGCAAGCGGAGGCCAACGCCACGAAGAAGAGGGGTTCAAAGCAGTGAACGTGGTGCGTCAATTCAAGCCGAAGGCGGAACGCGGTCATTATTTTTCGGGCGGATCAACCAAGGGCTTCGCGGTGCCACAGAAGAGGTATCGCGACTGGCCTCTGAAGCGGGATGCGTGGGAGAAGATGTCCGTGGCTAACTGCACAAAGTGCGGTCGGGTGCATGGGCCAGGACAGTGCGCAGCTTTCCGCGTGAAGTGCTGGAACTGTGGCGTCTGGGGTCACTTTGCCGAGTGTTGCAAGAATCCCAAAGCCATGGAGGGGGGTTCGCGCGACCGACGTTACCGACCGGAATCCGTCAAAGAAGAAGCTGGAAGGATTAATCAG TTGCTCGCTCGGAATCAAGAGTACGATACCCCGCACGCGGCGATTGATCCGCGGTTGGTGAACTGTATAATCG ctGAGCTTGAGGAAGGAGGAGAATCGGATGAGGAGCAGCTGAGCGGCGGTGAGGGAGCATCGAATGTTTCGAAGGGAAACGATTCCAAGGACGAGCAACCTTTGGCGAAGCGTCGTAACACTAGGGAGATCAAACGCCCTGAAAGATATTTGAATAATGTACGTTAG